The Faecalibacterium sp. I3-3-89 sequence TTTTTTGGGAGTGCTGGAATAAAAAGAAAATGAAAGGCCGCAAAGGGGCTGCTGTTTGTCGATGTTTTTGAAAAAATGTTAAAATTCCTTGAAACCCCGGCGTTATAATGATAAAATATTCTTGTATCGTCATTTTGCTGTGGACGTGCCTTTCCAATGGCGTTGTGGTATTGGGGGCGTAAAACAGGATGCCCACAAAGAGAGACTGCGGCGTCCTTTCCGTGAGTCGTGATGGAACAGACAAGAAGACCGAAGCAGCCTGCCGGGCGACGGCAGGCTGTCGTCGGGTCATGAGGTGAATCGTTTGATGAAGAAGAAAACACTGCGCAGCCTTTTTTCCCTGCTTATGGCACTGGTGCTGGGGGTATCCCTGCTGACCGGATGCAGCGGAAAGGCGGCAGAACGGGCGGAGATGCAGGAAGACGCTGAGACCATTCAGGTGTATCTGTGGACGAATAGCCTGTACGAGACCTATGCCCCCTATGTCCAGGCGCAGCTGCCGGACGTGAATATCGAGTTCATCGTGGGCAACAACGATCTGGACTTTTACAAATTCTTGCAGGAGAACGGCGGCCTGCCGGACATCATCACCAGCTGCCGCTTCTCGCTGCACGATGCAGCTCCCCTGAAGGACAGCCTGATGAACCTTGCTACCACCAACGAGGCGGGCGCGGTCTACAACGCCTACCTCAACAGCTTCAAAAATGAGGACGGCAGCGTGAACTGGCTGCCGGTGTGCGCCGACGCCCACGGATTCGTGGTCAACCGCAGCCTGTTCGAGCAGTACGACATCCCGCTGCCTACCGATTACGACAGCTTTGTGGCGGCCTGTCAGGCCTTTGAGAAGGTAGGCATCCGCGGCTTTACCGCCGATTATGCCTACGACTACACCTGCATGGAGACGCTGCAGGGGCTTTCGGCTACCGAGCTTACCACTACGGAGGGGCGCAAGTGGCGCACCGCCTACAGCGACCCCGCCAACAGCGAGCGGGTGGGTTTGGACGACACTGTCTGGCCGGGGGCATTCGAGCGGATGGCCCAGTTCATTCAGGATACCCACCTCACGGCGGACGACCTTGGGCTGACTTACGATGACGTGATGAACCTGTTCCGGAACGGGGAAGTGGCCATGTACTTTGGCAGCTCCGCCGGCGTGAAGATGTTTCAGGAGGAGGGCATCGACACGACCTTTCTGCCCTTCTTTAGCCAGAACGGGGAAAAGTGGATTATGACCACCCCCTATTTCCAGATCGCCCTGAACCGGGAGCTGGAGCAGGACAGCGCACGCCGCGAAAAGGCCATGAAGGTGCTGAACGTCATGCTCTCCGAGGGCGCACAGAACCGCATCATCTCCGACGGACAGGATCTGCTGAGCTACAGCCAGAACGTCAGCCTCCGCCTGACCGAATACATGAAGGACATCCGCCCGGTGGTGGAAGAAAACCATATGTACATCCGCATCGCCTCCAACGATTTCTTCTCCATCTCCAAGGATGTGGTCTCCCGGATGATCGAGGGCAAGCTTACGGCAAAGCAGGCGTATCAGGACTTCAACGCCCAGCTCCTCACGGAAAAGACCACCACGGACGAGACGGTGCTGACCTCCGGGAAGAGCTATTCCAATGTCTTCCACAAAAAGGGCGGCAGCGCCTCCTTCTCCGTCATGGCGAACACGCTGCGCGGCGTGTATGGCACGGATGTGCTCATCGCCGCAGCAAACAGCTTTACAGGCAGTGTGCTGCGGGCGGATTATACCAAGGAGATGGCCGTCTCCATGATCATGCCGAACGGCCTGATGGCCTACCAGCGCACCATGACCGGCGCAGAGCTGAAGGAGACCCTCCGCGCCTTTGTGGAGGGCTGTGAGGGCGGCTTTGTGCCCTTCAACCGCGGCTCTCTGCCGGTGGCCAGCGGCATCACCATGGAGGTAAAAGAGGCAGGCGGCAGCTATACCCTGACCGGCATCACCCGGAACGGCCAGCCGCTCCGGGAGGATGACACCCTCACCGTGACCTGTCTGGCCACGACAAAGCAGATGACCGCGGTGTTTGCAGACGAAAGCCGCGCCGTCACGGACGAAGGTACGTGGGTAAAGGACGCATGGCGCGATTACGTTTCCGGCGGCAGCGCAACGCTTGCAGAGCCGGAAAACTACATGACACTGAGGTGAGCGGAAT is a genomic window containing:
- a CDS encoding ABC transporter substrate-binding protein, with the protein product MKKKTLRSLFSLLMALVLGVSLLTGCSGKAAERAEMQEDAETIQVYLWTNSLYETYAPYVQAQLPDVNIEFIVGNNDLDFYKFLQENGGLPDIITSCRFSLHDAAPLKDSLMNLATTNEAGAVYNAYLNSFKNEDGSVNWLPVCADAHGFVVNRSLFEQYDIPLPTDYDSFVAACQAFEKVGIRGFTADYAYDYTCMETLQGLSATELTTTEGRKWRTAYSDPANSERVGLDDTVWPGAFERMAQFIQDTHLTADDLGLTYDDVMNLFRNGEVAMYFGSSAGVKMFQEEGIDTTFLPFFSQNGEKWIMTTPYFQIALNRELEQDSARREKAMKVLNVMLSEGAQNRIISDGQDLLSYSQNVSLRLTEYMKDIRPVVEENHMYIRIASNDFFSISKDVVSRMIEGKLTAKQAYQDFNAQLLTEKTTTDETVLTSGKSYSNVFHKKGGSASFSVMANTLRGVYGTDVLIAAANSFTGSVLRADYTKEMAVSMIMPNGLMAYQRTMTGAELKETLRAFVEGCEGGFVPFNRGSLPVASGITMEVKEAGGSYTLTGITRNGQPLREDDTLTVTCLATTKQMTAVFADESRAVTDEGTWVKDAWRDYVSGGSATLAEPENYMTLR